Sequence from the Fusobacterium periodonticum 1_1_41FAA genome:
TTTCTTTATTGCTAATATCAATTTTTCCCATTTTAACTAAATCATCAATAGAAAAATAGCCTGTTATTAAAAATACTAAATCTGCTATATCTATTCTTAAATGATAAATAGATTTTTCTACTGGAAGTGCATAAAAAGTAAATTTTTTATTTAAAAAATAATATAGACCTGTATTTTCTTTTAAAATTTTATCCTCTATATATATATATATATTATGATTTTCTAATTTTAAATTTTTAAATATGGCTAATGGATCTAAAATTCTCAACATCATAAAAGGCTTAACAATCTTTTCTATACTTAATTGATTTTCAAAAAGAAATTCTAAATTTGAATTATTAGGGCTAGCAAGACTAACATTTTTATAGTAATCTCTATATCCATAGATTAAAGCTAAAATTTCTTTATATGAAAGTCCATCTAAAGCCATACATTCTCTAATTTCAATATTTTCTTCATATAAACCAAAGATAATATAAGCACTTGCCACTTTATTTTTATATAGGATAAAAATTTTCATCTCATCACTAATAGCTTCTTTTAAAATTTTATCAAAATAGAAGTTATCTCTTTCTAAATAACAAAACTTATCCTCCATATTAAAATTATATATTTTTACTAAATCATCTAAATATGATTTTTTATTTTCTTCATTTATTTCTATATAAGAGTAATCACCATTAGGAAGTTTAAAATCAACTAATTCTTCAATAGAAAAATTATAGTATTCAATATTAGAGAAATATTCAAAACCAAATTTTCTATAAATTTGGGGATTGATTGGAGTTAAAAACACAAAAGGCATTGATTTTTTCTTAGAAATTTCTAACATTGAGATAAGTAATTTTGACATATAGCCCTTATTTCTCATTGCTATATCTGAGGAAACTCCAACGATATATTTACTTTTTATACTCTCATTATTGAAATTAAAAATATAGTCATTTTCATGAAGTGAGGAAACTATTTTTGAATTATCTTCTAAGACTAAATAATTTTTTTCATTATAGATATTATCAAAATAGTATTTGATTTGTTCTTCACTATCTTTAAAACTATCTTTCCAAAATTTAATAGCCATTTCTTTTTCAGATTTTTTTGCATATCTAATTTTCATAATATCTCCTATCAGAAAATTCTACTCAAGATTAAAAATACTACTGTTCCTAAAAATAATGATAGCATTACATTTTTCTTCCAAATATGTAAAAGAATAATTACAATTAAAGTTATAGTTTCTGGAAAACCATGAGGATATACAGAAAACTTTACACTTGCAAAACAATAGCAGAACAGTATCGCCATCAGTGAATAAGGTAGATACTTTTCATAGAATTTTACTAATTTTGGTAATTTACCATTTGCAAAGATAATAAAAGGTAAGAGTCTACAAATAACCATTCCTACTCCTGCTGATAGTATAGCTAAAAATAGATATAAATTGTTATTCATGCTTATCAACTTCTTTCACAGCAAGTTTCTTTTTTAAAATAAGTAAAGTCAACATACTCAAGCAAATAGCTAAAACAATAAAATTGCTTCCCATTATTAAAAAGGCTATGATTGATGAGATTATTCCAACAGAACTTGAAATATATGACTTGTCTCCTATTAATTGCGAAATTACAACTATACAAAAAAATTCTGTTATTATAAAATCTATTCCTTTTAAATCAAATTTAATAAAATTAAATGCTAAATTCCCAACAACACAACCAAAAGTCCAAGTGAACTGTGCAAGTAAATTTATATAAAGCATAGTCTTAGTTTTATTTAATCTTTCAGGAATTTTTATAGCAGCATAAATAGAATAAACTTCATCAGTTAAACTAAATGCTAAATAGAAAAATTTTAAGAAAGATTCTTTTCTTATTTTTTTAAATTCTTGTAAAAAAGATAAGCCATAAAACATATGTCTTGAATTAACTATCAGAGAAATAAGTCCCATCGATATTATAGGAGTATTAGCTTTTAAGAGACCTACCATTAAAAGTTGAATAGTTCCTCCATAAACAAGTAAACATGAGAGCAAAGACCATATTGCTCCAAAACCTGCTTCTTTCATTAAAAAGCCGCAGGTTATTCCAATGAAAAGATAAGGAAAAGCAATTAAAATAGCCCTTTTGAATGCAAACTTAAATTCTTCCATAAAATAACACCCCTAATGACAGATATAATTAATAATTATTATATCATATATGGTAAGCTCAGATAAGCTATTTTTGTACTTTTTCTAATAGTTTATTCACATCACAATTTTCAGATTCTATATCTTTATAATATCTATATGTACCAACTTTTAATTCAGAACAAGCAGCTTCATCAGCAACAATAATTGCATTTTCATGTAATTGCAAACTTGATATAGCCCACATATGATTTATTCCTGATTCTATTCCTTTATGTAAAGCTCTAGCTTTATTTTCACCTTCTACCATAATTAAAACTTCTTTTGCAGAAGTAATAGTTTCTATACCAACTGTTAAAGCAAATCTAGGAACTTTTGTTATATCATTATCAAAGAATCTTGAATTAGCAATTATAGTATTTTCAGTTAATTGTACTTTTCTTGTTCTTGACTTAAAAGATGAACCAGGTTCATTAAATGCAATATGTCCATCAACTCCAACTCCACCTAGAAATAGATCTATTCCACCTAATTCTAAAATCTTTTCTTCATATCTTTTACATTCTTCTTCGTAATTTTCAGCTTTTCCATTTAAGATATTTATATTTTCTTTTTCTATATCAATATGGTTAAAGAAATTGTTATACATATAATAATGGTAGCTTTGGTCATGAGTGGCTTCAAGTCCAAGATATTCATCCATGTTGAAAGTAACCACATTTTTAAAGCTAATAATTCCTGCCTTATTAAATTCTATTAATCTCTTATACATTTGAAGAGGTGTACTCCCCGTAGGTAAACCTAATACAAATTTTCTTTCAGCTGTTGGATTAAATTCTTTAATCTTATTTGCAACATAGACAGCTGCCCAATCTCCCACTCTTTTATTATCCGTTACAACAAATCTCATTTTTAACCTCCATAATATAATTTTCCTTGATATGTATTTCTTCTTTTTAATTCTTTATGTATTGAATTTAAAACATCTATTTTTTTTATACTCCATAAAGGTGCTA
This genomic interval carries:
- the eis gene encoding enhanced intracellular survival protein Eis, encoding MKIRYAKKSEKEMAIKFWKDSFKDSEEQIKYYFDNIYNEKNYLVLEDNSKIVSSLHENDYIFNFNNESIKSKYIVGVSSDIAMRNKGYMSKLLISMLEISKKKSMPFVFLTPINPQIYRKFGFEYFSNIEYYNFSIEELVDFKLPNGDYSYIEINEENKKSYLDDLVKIYNFNMEDKFCYLERDNFYFDKILKEAISDEMKIFILYKNKVASAYIIFGLYEENIEIRECMALDGLSYKEILALIYGYRDYYKNVSLASPNNSNLEFLFENQLSIEKIVKPFMMLRILDPLAIFKNLKLENHNIYIYIEDKILKENTGLYYFLNKKFTFYALPVEKSIYHLRIDIADLVFLITGYFSIDDLVKMGKIDISNKETLRKLKRIFSKKNSYLYEFI
- a CDS encoding branched-chain amino acid transporter permease, which gives rise to MNNNLYLFLAILSAGVGMVICRLLPFIIFANGKLPKLVKFYEKYLPYSLMAILFCYCFASVKFSVYPHGFPETITLIVIILLHIWKKNVMLSLFLGTVVFLILSRIF
- a CDS encoding AzlC family ABC transporter permease produces the protein MEEFKFAFKRAILIAFPYLFIGITCGFLMKEAGFGAIWSLLSCLLVYGGTIQLLMVGLLKANTPIISMGLISLIVNSRHMFYGLSFLQEFKKIRKESFLKFFYLAFSLTDEVYSIYAAIKIPERLNKTKTMLYINLLAQFTWTFGCVVGNLAFNFIKFDLKGIDFIITEFFCIVVISQLIGDKSYISSSVGIISSIIAFLIMGSNFIVLAICLSMLTLLILKKKLAVKEVDKHE
- the nagB gene encoding glucosamine-6-phosphate deaminase; translated protein: MRFVVTDNKRVGDWAAVYVANKIKEFNPTAERKFVLGLPTGSTPLQMYKRLIEFNKAGIISFKNVVTFNMDEYLGLEATHDQSYHYYMYNNFFNHIDIEKENINILNGKAENYEEECKRYEEKILELGGIDLFLGGVGVDGHIAFNEPGSSFKSRTRKVQLTENTIIANSRFFDNDITKVPRFALTVGIETITSAKEVLIMVEGENKARALHKGIESGINHMWAISSLQLHENAIIVADEAACSELKVGTYRYYKDIESENCDVNKLLEKVQK